Part of the Chlamydiales bacterium STE3 genome is shown below.
TAATAGATTCACCTTCTCTTTAGCAAGCAGATCCTATCCGCAGCGTTTCTTTCACTTTTGCGCATAAATCTCGTCCACAGGATGATTTATGCAACAAGGCCATGGTTCATCTTATTCCCCCATCATACCTAAAAGACTCAATGGACTTCCAAAGTCTCGCCAATTGTACAAAAAGAAATAGGGCGGTTTGACGCATTCAGAACTCTGGTTACTAAGGTGGACCAACAACGGTCTGTGATACCGCTTCGCAGCCAGCGGCAAGTTGTTTGAAATTCTTTTCTCTTATACGGCTTTTGGGCCACCTATTTTATAGAGCGACGATGTCCTCCTCAAAATTAGGGGCTGTAGCTCTTATCGTAGTTACCATAAATTAGCCATCGAGAAGGCGTATTTAAATTTATCTAGGCTCACTGATTTGGATCATGGAAAACGTGCTCAGAAGTGCTTGCGGAAAAATTGAGATAGCTTTGATTTGAACCAAGGAACCGCTTGGTTATGGGGGGGTGCAAATTTCACAAATTACCATCATTAGCAAGCTAACGACATTAAAAAATAACTTTTTGAAACGTCTATTGCCCTTTTTGATCGTTTGGGGTAACTTATCTGTAATCAGATAGTCCCCATCCCATCTGCTATCAAAAGCGTTAAAAATGAAGTTCTTTTATAGCAAAGAAATGTATAAATTTGGATCATTCTCTTCGCTGCCTTTTTGGAACTATTTCGTGTACTTATATACTGGTAATACTTGTTTGTCGGCTAACAATTTTTTTTAAACTAAGCATAATTTGGTGATTTTTATGGCAAATTTTATTTCGTCACTTGTAGAGAACATTCGCGGCAGTATCGATTCTCCTTATGGGGAAACACACCAAGAGGCAAAAATAGGTCTCCAAACCATTGGACTTACCTCAACTGCTACTTTGGTTACTAGTGTAGCTTTTGGGGTATTTGGTGTTGCTTTGACTATTTGGGGCGGACTGGCTGCCATTGTTGGATTAACTATTATTTTAGTGAGCCTACCATTAGGTTATTTATCCTATAGTGCTTATAAATTATCAGACAATATGAATGACATTATAGTTAATCCCAAAAAATACCAAGGCCAAAACCTGTTAGGAGCGAATATTGACAAAGAAAAAATTAAAAAGAAACTTAAAAAAGAAACTGTTTGCCTGAAAGCGAATATTGACAAAGAAAGGATTAAAAATAAACTTAAGCAGGAAACTGTTTGTCTTAATTGGGTTATCGATTGTGTGGTGGAGATGATAACCGAAACAGACCTCAAATCATCGCCTACTCAGACTAATATGGATTTTTTGTCGTCTGCTTTTCTAGAGGATGAGGAAAGGTTCCTTAAAAACTTGGCTTATTAATCTCCTTTTTTCAACTATGACTGCTGTGTTTTAGGCTGGAATCATTTACCAGCTTTGGGATTAGCCGCTGCCATTTACTTCGTTGCAAATGGCAGCGTCTTTCAGCATCAACATTTGAAGGTAAAAGTCCAATATAACTGACAATCTTGCCTCTCCCCTATATTCTCCAGCATGAGATGTTTAGTTAGTTTTCTATCTTCATGCCCACTATTTTGAAAAGAATCGTGCATAGCTATTTAGCCTTCGCAACCTCTCGCTTTCACTTCTTCAAGTTGAAGGATAGCGCGATAGGCCCATGCAATAAGCTTAGCATACCCCTGTTGTTATAAATGATGTACTTCTCGACAGGCCAATTTCTCAGCTAAGAACCTTCGTTTTTCAGCAACATGGAATTAACTGGAATTTTTCTTTAGAGATGAGCTAATAAAAAATGCAAGGTCAATTTTTTTAAAGTTTAAAGCTCTCGCCAAGGTAGGTACGACGTACTTCTTGATCATTGACCAACTCCTCCACTGATCCAGAACGCATGACTTTACCATCGTAAACAAGGTAACTACGATGAACTACTGAGAAAATCTCTCTGGCATTATGGTCAGTGATCAAAATGCTAATATTTTTTTGAGACAGCAAGTGGATCAGGTGTTTGACCTCCTGTACGGAGATGGGATCGATATTCGCAAAAGGTTCATCTAGTAAAAAAAAGGAGGGGCAAGTGATTAAAGCCCTTGTGATATCTAAGCGACGGCGTTCCCCTCCGGACAAAGCCGCAGCTTTTTTCTTCGCTAAATGCTTTAAATTCAAATTGTTAAGATGCGATTCTAACTGATACCCTCTTTCTATTTTTGAAAGTTTTAAACCTTCCAAGAAACACAGAATATTTTCTTCAACAGTCAAATTGCGAAAGACGGATGGCTCCTGAGCAAGATAGCCCATCCCCATTCTTGCTCTTTTGTGAATGGGCATATTTGTAACATCATTTCCATTGAACAAGACCCTCCCTTTATCTGGGCGGATAAGGCCTATCGTCATATAGAAAGATGTGGTTTTTCCAGCCCCATTGGGACCGAGAAGACCTACAATTTCTCCCTGCATTACCTGAAAAGAAAGCCCTGAAACAACTTTTCGCCCACCGTAAGACTTTTCTAAATTCTGGACATCCAAACAAACTTGGCTCATGACAAAGGCTCCTTAAAAACCTGTTCTAGAAATTGAAAGCGTTTTTTCAGTTTTTCTAATTCATCATCAGCAAAGATAAAATGCACATTCCCCACACCGCGCACAGAATCTTTATTTGTGATTACATCCCGTTTAATTTTTAAGGCTGGAGCACTTAGCTCTAGGCTATTTAATTTATCATACAGTAATACTCGATTTTCCTTACCTTCAAGCGCTAATTCCTTTTCTATAAAAGAGTATTCAGAATGATCAGCGAGAATATACTGAGACTGGGTTGAGGCGAATTGGTTGACAATACGCACATCTCCATCTAAAAAAAGTTTTTGCGGTTTATCTTTTTTGCCATCA
Proteins encoded:
- a CDS encoding Lipopolysaccharide export system ATP-binding protein LptB (Product derived from UniProtKB/Swiss-Prot:P24693;Gene name derived from UniProtKB/Swiss-Prot:P24693;EC number derived from UniProtKB/Swiss-Prot:P24693); this translates as MSQVCLDVQNLEKSYGGRKVVSGLSFQVMQGEIVGLLGPNGAGKTTSFYMTIGLIRPDKGRVLFNGNDVTNMPIHKRARMGMGYLAQEPSVFRNLTVEENILCFLEGLKLSKIERGYQLESHLNNLNLKHLAKKKAAALSGGERRRLDITRALITCPSFFLLDEPFANIDPISVQEVKHLIHLLSQKNISILITDHNAREIFSVVHRSYLVYDGKVMRSGSVEELVNDQEVRRTYLGESFKL